The sequence GAGGGCCTGGCCGGCATCTGGATGTGGGTTGCGGTCTGGGCTATTTTTGCCAGGCAGCTGAAGAGAACGGTTGGGAATCTTATGGCGTGGACCCCTCCAGGCGTTCCTGTGTGGAAGCAGCCAAGGGTCTGGGTATGGGCCGTGTGTTTGTGGGTACGCTCGAAGACTTGCCCGGGGACGCCGGGCCTTTTGACCTGATCAGCTTTTGGGATGTCCTGGAGCATCTGCGGGATCCGGCCAATACCCTAAAGCAAGCCCATGCCCTCTTGGCCCCCGGGGGTGTTTTGTTTGCGGAAGTGCCCAACACGAGCTTCCATTTGGTGTACAACCGCATCCGCCGTTTTCTGGAAAGAGGGAAGGGCTTGATGTATCTCATGCCCCAAGGCCATCTTTATCATTACACGCGGGCCACCCTGAAGGGCATGCTCCAGAATGCGGGGTTTGAACGCGTTGATTTTTTTGCGGGCGAGCCCACTCGCGTGATGTTGGTGGGTAAGAATGCCTATAGCCGGACTTTGGTTCCTCTGAAAATCGCCTACAACCAAATGGCCAAAAGTTTGTTTCGTTTGAGCCGGGGGCGGATTTATCTTTCGAATAGTCTGTCTGTGTTTGCAAGCAAGTGAGCGGGTGCCCGGCACCCGCATAACCAGAGCATGAGTGATGTCTGATACCCAGCGCTATTTCACGGAACTGGCGGCACAGTACAATCAAACCCATTATGCGGGCGATTTGCGCTATCCGGCTCTGAAGATCCGGCAACACCACACACTGGAGATGTTGAGGCGGTTCCGGGCAGGGGGGCGCAAGGGCCGGGTTTTGGACCTGGGTTGCGGGCCGGGTCCCTTTTTGCCGCAGCTGGGGGAACTTTTTGAAGAAGTTTGGGCCTTGGATGTGTCTCCGGAAATGCTCAGCCTGGCTGCGGAAAAGGCCGGGGCCTGTGCGGCCCGCTGTCTGCGCGTGCAGGGAGACGCTGAGCACTTGCCTTTTAGGGACCAATCCTTTGATGCCATTGTGGCAGCGGGTGTCCTGGAATACATGGAAACCGATGGGCCCATGCTTGCGGAACTGCGGCGGTTGTTGAGGCCCGGCGGGATTTTTGTCGGCAATGTCACGACTTTGGGAGTTGTGGGCCTTTTGGATCCGGTCGTGCGCCTTCTCAAAGGCTTGGGGCCGTTGCGATGGCTCTACCGCAACTGGATTACAGGGGGACATGCGGAAAGGGCCGGGGAATCCGGCATGCTCAAGATCCAAGCCAGGAAGCATTCCGCGAAGATCTTTGTGGACCAGCTTGCTCGAGCAGGGCTTCAGAAATCCGACAGCGTGTACTTTCATTTTAGCCCCTTACCGCGCCCCTTCCAGATGTTGCTGCGCCGGATTGCGATTCCCGTGGGTTTGAAGATGGAGGCGTGGGGCCGGCGTCCTTGGCTTGGGACTTTGGGAGAAGGGTATTTAGTGGAAGCGGTCCGCTTAGCGGATAGAGATTTTTGTACTCAAGGGACGCGGCCGAAAGTGGCTCTGATCTCCCAGGCCACCGGAGGGGTTCAGGAACATATCATGAAGCTTTTGGAGGGCTTGGACCGGGGAAGATGGGATTTGCACGCGGTTGTCTCAGAGGCCGATCATGTCCGGGGCGCGGACCCTGAAAAACTTTCTTTTCCGCAAGCTTTGAAAGAGGCCGGGGTACCTGCGCATTTTGTGGATATGCGCCGGGAGATTTGTCCTGTGGGCGATCCCAGGGCCCTGGGTCGATTGGTCCGGCTTCTGCGCCGTGAGCGTTTTGACGTGGTGCATACACACAGTTCCAAGGCAGGTTTTCTCGGCCGGCTGGCTGCCTGCATTGCGGGTGTGCCTGTCGTACTGCATACCCCGCACAGTATTGCCGTGGACCGGCCGGGCGCTGCCTTGCCAGTGCGTGCCTTCTATGCCATTCTGGAGTGGCTTGCGGGCAAATGTTGTGATTGTGTGATGGCTTTGTCCTCTTCAGAGCAGGCTCTTCTGCGCGCATGGCGCATTGTGCCCGGATACAAAATCCGGATGATTCCCAATGGAGTGGACCTCGCATCCCTGGCACAGCGCGCGGGGGATCCGGACGAAAAGCGCCGTGAGTTGGGTATCGAGAGTCTGGCGCCTGTCTTGGTTATGGTGGGCCGTTTGGCCCCTCAGAAGGCGCCGCAGGATTTTGTGAGCGCTGCGGCGCTTGTGCTGCGCCGCTTTCCAAATGCGCGTTTCTTGTATGTGGGCGACGGCCCGCTTTTGGAACAGACTCAAGAGCAGATTGATGCATTGGGTTTGGGGAGTTCCGTTCAGTTGATGGGCTGGCGCAGCGATGCCCCCGCTATTGTCGGTTGTGCGGATTTGGTTCTCCTCTCTTCCCTTTGGGAGGGTATGCCCTACACGGTCCTGGAAGGGATGGCCTTAGGCAAACCCGTGGTGGCCACAGCCGCGACCGGAACCGTGGATCTTCTGAAGGACGGGGTCGGGGGAGTGCTGACCCCTTTGCACGATCCGCAGGCCATGTCTGAGGCCATTTGCCGTTTGTTGGAGCGCCCGGACGAGGCGCGTAAAATGGGGGCAGCCGGCAGAGAAAAGGTGCGAACCGCGCATAGTCTGGATGCGCAACTCAAGGCCGTGGATGAGCTTTATGCAGACCTGCTTCGATGGGCTGCGGCCAGAGGGCGTTTCAAAGAGTGATGGGAGGACAGGAGTGAACGAGGATTCGCAGAGAACTAGAGGGGTGGATGCTCTGACTGTAATTGTGCCTGCCTATAATGAGGAAGCGGGCATTGTCTCTGTATTGCAGCAATTGCAGGAGGCACTGGGGCCTTTGGGTGTTCAGTATGAAATCCTGGTGGTGGACGACGGCTCCACAGATGCCACTGCCGATAAGGTCCGCAGTTTTTCCGGAGAGATTAAGGTGGTGCAGACGGGCCGGAACCAAGGTTACGGGGCGGCCATTAAGGCCGGTATTCGCCGGGCCTTGTATCCTTGGATCATGATAACGGATGCGGACGGCACCTATCCCGTGGAGGAGATCCCGAAGCTCCTGGACGCGGCTTCGGACTGGGATATGGTGGTGGGCGCGCGCACGGCCCCGGATGCCAAGCTCTCGGGGTTGCGTCAGTTTGCCAAGTGGTTCTTGGTCAAGCTGGCCGAGTATCTCTCGGAAACGGAAATCCGGGATATGAATTCCGGCATGCGTCTCTTCCGTAAAGATCTGGCCGCCAAGTTTCTCAGCATTTTACCCTCGGGCTTCTCTCTTACAACGACCATCTCCCTGGCCTTCTTGAGTGAGGGCTACACGATTGGGTACGTTCCCATTAGCTACAACAAGCGGGTGGGTCGTTCCAAGATTCGCCCGATTGCCGACACAATCAATTTCTTGACTTTAATCCTGAGGACTACGGTTTATTTCAAACCGCTCAAGGTCATTCTCCCTTTGAGCGGAGCCTTGGTTTTGGCTGCGGTGGCGATTTTTCTTTACGGATGGCTTGTCGTGGGGCATCAGTTTGATATTACGGTGACAATCCTAATACTCTTTGCGATGCAGATTACGGTACTGGGGCTGCTGGCTGATCTCTTTGTGAAGAGGAGGGGATAGCTTTTTTGAAGCGCATTTTTGGATTTCTCCTCAGCCTGTTTTTGATTTTGCTTGTCTCCGCGTTGGGGATGATTGCGCTGCCTTTGTGGCAGGGGCCGGATCTCTGGCTGCACCTGGATCACCCTGTGCGTCTGCACAGCCTTTGGTTTTTGCTCCGGGATGCGGCGCCGGTTTATCATGCAATCGGCAGTTGGAGTCCCTATTTCATGGGCGGCTGGCCTGTGCTGCAGTTTTATCCGCCCGGTTATGCCTACATCGCCGTCCTGATAGATCTTCTTAGCGCCAAATCTCTGAGCATCGAATGGATTTACTATCTTCTCCTGGTCGTTGTTTACCTGCTTCCGGCCTGGACTTCCTATTGGTTTTCGCGCTGTATCGGGCTCAACCGGGCTGTCTCGGCTTGGGCGGCTGTTCTCATTCTGATCTTTAGAGATCCGGTTTATATGGGGAGCGATGTGCGCGGTGCGCTGGAGATGGGGATGCTCAACGGGCGAATTTCTCTGGCCCTTTATCCGTTGGCGGCTGCTTGTGCGGTGCGCGCTGCGCAGTCCGTCCGTCCCTTCTGGTCTTTTGCTCTGACCGGCGCGGTGTTAGGTGCTGTGGCAGTAACGCATCCCTGGCATTTTCCGTTGGCTGTGGTCGCGGTGCTCACGGTTTTTGCTTGGCAGTGGGGGAAGTTCCATAATCTGCGCGGCAGTACCGGGGTCCTGTGGGTCCTGTGGATGGGCTTGATCAGCTTGGGGTTGGCTGCTCATTGGCTTTTTCCGGCTATGGCGTACAAGGACCTCTACATGCGTTCGGTTCATCACCCCTGGTCCTTTGTAATCCTGGGTTCCTGGGTCAAGGGGATGGGGCCGGTCCTGGTGCTCTACGCCTTGGCCTTGGCTGCGGTCTATGCGGAAAAGGACGATTGCAAACGCCGCACTTGGTCCGCGATCCTGACTATTCCTCCGCTGATGGCCCTTTTGAGCCTTGTCAATTACTACCTCTTTTACCGGGTCCTCGGCTTGGATCTCTTTGAACCCATTAAATTCAAAGACGATATCTATATGGCCACGCTTTTGGTGTCCGGGATCGGGCTCAAGTATTTGGCCGATCTCTTGCTGGGGCTCAGCCGGCAAAAGCCGGTCTCGATTTCCAAGCGGGCTTGGACCTGGGTGGTTTTGGTCGTGTGTTCAGCCGGCCTTTGGACTCCGTACTTGGACAGTCCGCTTCAGAGGCGTTTGGCGCCCGGGGATCCCTTCTACTACTCCAGTATGGAGAGGTCATTGCGGCTCGACGCGCTTTGGGAAGTTTTGCGTGGGGGGAAGGGCAGGCTGTTGACCTCCGCGGTGACCGTGCGTCACGCAGGGAGTTGGTCTCATCTCTATGCGTTGATCCCGCAATACACAGGCCGCGAGGTCATCGGCGGTCTTCGCGGGCATATGGGGCCTGTGATGAGTGCCTATTTGTATGGGGATGCTGCGCACAAGATCTCCGATACAGGCTCCAAGAGCTGGGACCAAATCCTTCTGGGCACTTCATTTGAGCCTGAGGAGGAACTGGCCTTTGTGGAGCGCTGCGGAAGGCTGCGCGTGAGCCAGGTCTTGGTGCATGACCGGGAGATCAAGGCCCTGGCATTTTTTACTGCTTCGCCCTTCTTTGTATTGGAAAGCGCAGTGGGCCCTTTTAGGATTTTTGCTTTGATAGGGCAGGAGCCCTTGCCTTTGCCTCCCGGACTCGTGGATGTGCAAGTCGGTACGCACGGCTTTGAAGCCCGTATCCCAGTGCCTTTGGCTAAGGCAGCAACCTGGGTGCCGGGCATGGCTTACCACCCGGATTGGTGCGTTGAGATGGTGGGCGCGCCGGTTCCCACCCGGATGACATCCGAGGGCTTGCTGCAGGTGGAGGTGCCGGCAGGGATCCGGGGCCTGTTGCAGGGCGCTTATGTCCGCGGGCCCTGGGAGATTTGGGGTTTGCGTTTGACCTGGGGCACACTCGTTCTCTTGCTCATTAGTGCGATCGCAGGACTGTTTACGCACAAGGACGAGCAAGAAGATCTGGACATCTTCCACAAAACTGCCCAAGGCGTTTAACCCGGCCACGCTGCCGGAAGCCACTGCCCTGTGTTGAATCAAACCAGGGACGGTTCTCGCTTACCCCTTGTGTATCATTGAGTTCCGTGAGAACCGTCCCTTTTTCACAGAACGTGGCTTTCGTCACCCCTTAGCACACAACCGTTGCTCCGACAGCGCGGCCGGGGCGTGGCTCATAGCGCGTGCGCGCGGAGAGCCACCCCCGTGACAGCTGGCGGAGTAAGTCAAAGCGACCCCACGCGTTGTTTGGGGCAGATTCCGCAAAGCCATCTGACGCAACACGTCAGCGCGAGGTGACCGGCCCGATCCCTAGGGAATGCAGACTCGAAATCCGCACCCATGGGGACGACCCTTACATAACTCTCACTACTACAAATAGATGGCGAGAACCGTCCCTGGTTGTGGAAGCTTAACGAAGTTGGTCGGTGACTTCGGTGAGGTCGTAGGGATAGGTGTGCGGCGCGAAGTGGGAACGGTCGGGCAGGAGTTCCAGATCTGCGCCGAACACATGATTCAGCAAGACACGAAAGCTGTTGACCGGGGAGATTCGCGGATAAAGACGCGCTTCGGCGCCCGGCAGGTAATAGGCATTGAGGATCGCCATCCTCTCCGCCAAGTGGGTCTTCTCCAAACTGCTGTGATCCAGATACATTCCCGGACCGTGATCTCCTTGAATGATCAACACCACAGGGCGCACAGATTCCTGCAAAATGCGTTCCACGGCGGTGTTCACCTTTGAATTAACATACCGGACCTGATTCCGGTAGCCCTCCAGATATTCCTTCCGGGTTCCGCCGAGTTCAAAGAAATGACTCCCATCGTATAGGTGAAATTTTCGATCCACGCTTAATGCCTCGCCCTGGGCCCCGAGCACAAAAGGCGGATGGGGTAGCAGCACATGGGCGAAAACAAAAATCGGTCCGTCCTCCTGCGGAAGCTCCGGTAATTTCTCCAGAATAAATCTCATTTGATTGCGGTGCGCATCATACTGAAACCGGGAAAACGGCAGGCGGAGCCTTTCCATGAGATAAGGCACCGGGGTAGTGTTGAGCAGCACATTTTGAAATTCGGTCACTGTGCCCTTGTAACTCAGATGCACGTCGGCCTTGACCAGGGTATCAAAACTGAGTGTCCGGTAGCCCTGTGACTTCAGCAGTTGCATGATCCGGTTATCCCGCATTCGCTTCACAAGAGGGGAACGGTCGGAATTGCGGGGGCCCATCCGGCGCGCGAGCTCATCGAGGTACTCAAAATTAAGTGAGGAGGAGAGAGAGAGATGGGTTTGAGGGTAGTTGGTGTAACTCTGCGAAGCGATATAGAAGCCCTTTTGCTTCAGAAATCCGAGAAATTCGCTGTTGTCGTAATCGTAGAGATTCTGGAGCACGTCCTGCCTGCCGTATCCATCCAAAATCAGATAGTAAATATCGGGTTTGGCCGCGGGCGCTTTGAGAGCCATACCCGAGGGGTCCGGTCCTTCAGAGTTTTGAATGCGTCCGCCAAACTGCGCCAGGCCCGTGATGAGGGATATGCCGACCAGACAGAGGCTGAAGGTGTTGAGAAAACGCGTGAGCGTTTCCAGATTGCGGCGCGTGCGAAGGCAGAGGAACACGTGGCTTACCAGAAGAAGCCCGAATACCAAAAGGACATAGCGGTGCCGCCCCCACATCCAGCCGCCGAGGCGGGCTCCGTGGATCAATCCGATCACATGCCCATACGAAAAGAAGAAAAAAATCAGGCCGCTGAGCAGCAGGCCAACTTTGGCCCGGTCCTCGATCCCCATGCGCAGCAGGATCCAAAGGAGCGAGGTTCCGGCGAGTACAACGGATAGGGGGAGCCAGAGTTCGGAAAGCTGCATTTGAGACGAATTGTGCACAAAGGCCGAGAGGATTGGGAAGAGAGCAAAGAGAAAGGGATGAAAGACAGAAGTGCGTCTCATCACATTTACCGCCGTTTCATGGAGTAGAGTGTGCGCGAAGTTCCGGGGATACTTTCAACCCGGAGATTTTCGAAATACCGTCCAAAGGCTGCTTCGAAACCTGCCTGAGTGTACAGAGGAAAGATGTCCTCCCGGGAAGCCAACAGGCGTTGGACCTGCGAATCTTCCTTGGGAACGAATTCGATAATCAGGCGGGCGCTGAGCGTGTCGAAGTAAGCGGCGATTTCTTCAAGAGGTGTGTTGTTTGAAATAGCCAGATGGTGGACCAAAGCCAGGGCCAGAATTGCACCGGCCGGACCCCGCTCTGCCAAGGACATTCTCTCCGTTGATCTCCACCCCAGACCCGGGCTCGGATTCGAAAGATCGAGCTGCAAAGGCAGCAGGTGCGTTTGCCCTTGGGCCCGGCACTGGAGATAATTTTTTTCCACGGCTGCAGGATCGATATCAAAAGCCAGGGTTTGAATGGAGCGTTCCGCGGCAAGGCGGCTGAAAAGGCCGGTATTGGCCCCCAGGTCCCAGACTGTCTGCGGCTTGGGTTCCAGCGCATCGAGCATCTCTCCCACGATTTGCCTCTTGGCCTCCAGACTTTCCGG comes from Candidatus Omnitrophota bacterium and encodes:
- a CDS encoding methyltransferase domain-containing protein, with protein sequence MTGLRSWNNISGGGRVEQIDCALCGADKTTAVWVENGLTVVRCKQCGLMYTNPRDVSEATGDFFEQTLSGPEALDADEAMMWDASRRARYDEMLKRLAGFRGPGRHLDVGCGLGYFCQAAEENGWESYGVDPSRRSCVEAAKGLGMGRVFVGTLEDLPGDAGPFDLISFWDVLEHLRDPANTLKQAHALLAPGGVLFAEVPNTSFHLVYNRIRRFLERGKGLMYLMPQGHLYHYTRATLKGMLQNAGFERVDFFAGEPTRVMLVGKNAYSRTLVPLKIAYNQMAKSLFRLSRGRIYLSNSLSVFASK
- a CDS encoding glycosyltransferase; translation: MSDTQRYFTELAAQYNQTHYAGDLRYPALKIRQHHTLEMLRRFRAGGRKGRVLDLGCGPGPFLPQLGELFEEVWALDVSPEMLSLAAEKAGACAARCLRVQGDAEHLPFRDQSFDAIVAAGVLEYMETDGPMLAELRRLLRPGGIFVGNVTTLGVVGLLDPVVRLLKGLGPLRWLYRNWITGGHAERAGESGMLKIQARKHSAKIFVDQLARAGLQKSDSVYFHFSPLPRPFQMLLRRIAIPVGLKMEAWGRRPWLGTLGEGYLVEAVRLADRDFCTQGTRPKVALISQATGGVQEHIMKLLEGLDRGRWDLHAVVSEADHVRGADPEKLSFPQALKEAGVPAHFVDMRREICPVGDPRALGRLVRLLRRERFDVVHTHSSKAGFLGRLAACIAGVPVVLHTPHSIAVDRPGAALPVRAFYAILEWLAGKCCDCVMALSSSEQALLRAWRIVPGYKIRMIPNGVDLASLAQRAGDPDEKRRELGIESLAPVLVMVGRLAPQKAPQDFVSAAALVLRRFPNARFLYVGDGPLLEQTQEQIDALGLGSSVQLMGWRSDAPAIVGCADLVLLSSLWEGMPYTVLEGMALGKPVVATAATGTVDLLKDGVGGVLTPLHDPQAMSEAICRLLERPDEARKMGAAGREKVRTAHSLDAQLKAVDELYADLLRWAAARGRFKE
- a CDS encoding glycosyltransferase family 2 protein — encoded protein: MQTCFDGLRPEGVSKSDGRTGVNEDSQRTRGVDALTVIVPAYNEEAGIVSVLQQLQEALGPLGVQYEILVVDDGSTDATADKVRSFSGEIKVVQTGRNQGYGAAIKAGIRRALYPWIMITDADGTYPVEEIPKLLDAASDWDMVVGARTAPDAKLSGLRQFAKWFLVKLAEYLSETEIRDMNSGMRLFRKDLAAKFLSILPSGFSLTTTISLAFLSEGYTIGYVPISYNKRVGRSKIRPIADTINFLTLILRTTVYFKPLKVILPLSGALVLAAVAIFLYGWLVVGHQFDITVTILILFAMQITVLGLLADLFVKRRG
- a CDS encoding sulfatase-like hydrolase/transferase — encoded protein: MRRTSVFHPFLFALFPILSAFVHNSSQMQLSELWLPLSVVLAGTSLLWILLRMGIEDRAKVGLLLSGLIFFFFSYGHVIGLIHGARLGGWMWGRHRYVLLVFGLLLVSHVFLCLRTRRNLETLTRFLNTFSLCLVGISLITGLAQFGGRIQNSEGPDPSGMALKAPAAKPDIYYLILDGYGRQDVLQNLYDYDNSEFLGFLKQKGFYIASQSYTNYPQTHLSLSSSLNFEYLDELARRMGPRNSDRSPLVKRMRDNRIMQLLKSQGYRTLSFDTLVKADVHLSYKGTVTEFQNVLLNTTPVPYLMERLRLPFSRFQYDAHRNQMRFILEKLPELPQEDGPIFVFAHVLLPHPPFVLGAQGEALSVDRKFHLYDGSHFFELGGTRKEYLEGYRNQVRYVNSKVNTAVERILQESVRPVVLIIQGDHGPGMYLDHSSLEKTHLAERMAILNAYYLPGAEARLYPRISPVNSFRVLLNHVFGADLELLPDRSHFAPHTYPYDLTEVTDQLR